A segment of the Methanolinea mesophila genome:
ATGTGGGCATCGATGTGGACCAGGAACGCCCCCGCTATCGCGAGCACGAAGAGCCCCCACCGGGCCTCCGAGAACCCTGCCTCCCATAACGTCACCACGAATCCGAGCAGAACGGCGCAGCCGGTGAAGGGAAGCAGCCCCTCGATCCGAAGGATGTGCCGTAGCGTGCGGGGGTCCGTGCTATCCCCTCCCCGGCCCGGGCCGTGAGGGCCCGGCTCCGGACGTTCGCAGTACAGGTACGATATCCGGATGTCCGGGACATGGACGCCCCGTGGAATGGTCAAAGACCAAATCGTCATCCCGTGAAGAGGACCGGGTGCGGTATCCTGTCCCGGCCGGGAAGGATCCCCGCACGGCTGCCGTATACATGCCGCGGAATAAAAATCTGCAATATTCTCTCTTCCGGATGATGACACCTTCCGATTCGATACTGTTCCGGGCCGACGCGAGGGATTCCGTGGAGTGACGCTCGGCCAGCCGAAATGAGGCAGGTGCTCCTATCTGCGAAGAAATCAATAATGATTTCGGTGGGATGGGCCGGTCAGAAGTGCCGCTCCTTCCTGGTTGCCGGATCTTCCGCGAGGGTCGGGTGTACTGGTATTCCCGTAATCGGTCACGAATCGATATCGTATTCCTTCGCCTCTTTCTCCAGGAAGTAGGCGAGGATGACCCTGATCACGACCACTGCACCGAGGAGGGAGAGGTCCTCGACCGTGGGGTTGAGGACCGTGGTAAGAACGTCCCCGGCGATGAAGAATTCCAGCCCGAATATTATGAACCCCGTAAATTTTCTCTTGATCTTGCTTTTACTGGTCTGTTTCCGGTGGAGCCCGAAGAGGACGAGTTCAACAATCGCGAGCACGCCTCCGTAGATGACCAGTGCAGAACCGATGACGGTGAACGCGAGCGCGAACGCATTGATGATCTCGACGATGACCGGGAAGTCCATGCTCCTCTCTTTACCCCGGGGAACTATAAATCATGGCGGCGGATTGTTCGCGGCGAACCCCTGCATCCGGGAAAGGTCCTGTTTACCCTGGACACATAGGGCCGAATTATGCCAGGAACCCGGATATGTGCTCTTCATGTTCCGGGTAAGAGCGTTCCGGACTATCAAAGAGAAAGCATTAATTCGAATCACTGCAGGTGAAATGTTATGCTTGATAACTTCGTGGAGAAATTAAAAGGGTTTCTCTTAAAACCGGTGGAGACCTTCCAGATGTCCAGGGAGGATTCCCTGGGAACGACGTTTGCGTACTACATCGTCCTCGCCATCATCAGCGCGATTCTCGTAACAATCGTCTATACCGCAGTGGCGAGCCTGAGCCCCCTCGCATCGCTGCCCGGGTTCGCAGGGCTGTTTCCCCTGTTCATATTCGTATTCCTGATAGTCGCATATATTATCGGCCCCTTCATCGGCGGTGCGTGGGTGCACATTTTCGTCTGGCTCTTCGGAGGGAGGAAAGGCTATATCCAGACTGTCAAGGCAATGATGTACGCGGCAACTCCCAGCTTCCTTCTTTCCTGGATCCCGCTTGTAAGCATCATCGGTTCAATCTGGACTCTCATCCTCGAGATCATCGGTATCCGCGAACTCCATGAGATCTCGACCGGCAGGGCCGTCGCAGCAGTGATAATTCCGATCGTAATAATCGTCATAATTATCGCGCTTATCGTGGCGGCATTCGTGATTGCAGCGGTCTCCACGATGACGATGAGCCCGGTACCTTACTAATTTTTTCGAGCCGGCGACGCAGCCGGAAAAATCCCCCCCCATTCTTACTGCAGTCTTGACACCAGTCCGGCACCATTTTCGAAAGGAAGGAAACGACACCCCTTCAGGTCCGGATCTCCATATGCCCGCGCAGAGAATCCAGCGTTTCTTTCTCTAGGATCAGCGAAAGGTCGGGCTGGATGAAATAGATGATGAAATAGCCGAAGATCGAGGCGGATCCGGTCTTGTACATCTTCGCTTCGATGAGGCGGGTAGCGATCTCCCGGTAATCCTCACACGTATACGGGTCACCCTCCCTGCCGGCCAGGCCGGCAGGGCCGTGATCAAGGGCGGGCAGCACCTCGGTGGTGATGTAACGGGAGATCCCCCTGTTTATCCGTACAATAAGCCCCCGGCTGAAAATTCCGTGCATGAAGCGGACTATGACGTACTGGACGAGAATTACGAGGATAAGACGGCCGAAATCTTTGAGCAGGTCCAGTCTTCCTTCATTCATAATCTCCCAGACGGTGATCCCGGGGAACAGGAAGGTCAGGAAGGCGCTCATGGTAAGAATAAAGCCCAGGACACCGGTGGCGGCGACGAGGAGAAAGACCCGGTACCCTCGCTGGTGGAAGTGCTTCCGCATCGATCTCACGCGTTCGAGGAATACGTCGCTGTACGGCTTCAGGTACAGGATCGAAAGGTAGTATATGACGATTACCACGGACTGGCCGACAATGATCAGGATTATGCGGAAGGGGTGAATCTCGAAGACCAGCAAAAGCAAGGCCGTGACAAGGTCGCTGACACAGAGCAGGATAATGGGGACTGCGAGAGGCTGGCTGTTGATGAAGAACGCATTCCAGAGGACGAAGACGAAATTGTCCCGGTGGCGTATGATCCCGACCCGCCTCAGCATCCGTACATACTCGCGGACCGTCGTCCCGGAACCCGCCGTCGCGAGCCTGATTGCCGAGGGGAGGACGATGGTGAGAGGATAGAACATGATGGTGAACAGCGAGGCCGCGATCCAGAGAAAAGGATAACCGGGGAATACGAGTGCAAAGAAGAGGATACCCGCAAGCGCCGCGATGAATATTCCCTTATCGACCGGACCCGGCCG
Coding sequences within it:
- a CDS encoding DUF1622 domain-containing protein, giving the protein MDFPVIVEIINAFALAFTVIGSALVIYGGVLAIVELVLFGLHRKQTSKSKIKRKFTGFIIFGLEFFIAGDVLTTVLNPTVEDLSLLGAVVVIRVILAYFLEKEAKEYDIDS
- a CDS encoding YIP1 family protein, with the translated sequence MLDNFVEKLKGFLLKPVETFQMSREDSLGTTFAYYIVLAIISAILVTIVYTAVASLSPLASLPGFAGLFPLFIFVFLIVAYIIGPFIGGAWVHIFVWLFGGRKGYIQTVKAMMYAATPSFLLSWIPLVSIIGSIWTLILEIIGIRELHEISTGRAVAAVIIPIVIIVIIIALIVAAFVIAAVSTMTMSPVPY